A single region of the Sphingobium sp. EP60837 genome encodes:
- a CDS encoding ABC transporter ATP-binding protein — protein MNDILKVAGLKRSFTQGGVTIEVLRGVDLTVGEGEIVALLGPSGSGKSTLLQAVGLLEGGFDGSIRIDGQEAARLDNDGRTRLRRDALGFVYQFHHLLPDFNAAENVILPQVIRDTDMNKARLRAESLLTSLGLGHRLDHRPSQLSGGEQQRVAVARALANRPALILADEPTGNLDERTADIVLAEFLRLVREEGSAALVATHNERLAEKMDRVVRLHEGFLEEASDPR, from the coding sequence ATGAATGATATTCTGAAGGTCGCGGGCCTTAAACGTAGCTTCACCCAGGGTGGGGTGACAATCGAGGTTTTGCGCGGCGTCGATCTGACGGTGGGTGAAGGGGAGATCGTCGCGCTCCTCGGCCCATCAGGTTCGGGAAAATCGACGCTTCTACAGGCTGTCGGGCTGCTTGAAGGCGGCTTTGACGGATCGATACGCATCGATGGTCAGGAGGCGGCGCGCCTCGACAATGACGGCCGAACCCGGTTGCGCAGGGACGCGCTGGGGTTCGTCTATCAATTTCATCACCTGCTGCCAGACTTCAATGCTGCGGAGAACGTCATTCTGCCGCAGGTCATCCGCGACACGGACATGAATAAGGCGCGCTTGAGGGCGGAGTCGCTTCTTACGTCACTTGGCCTTGGCCACCGCCTTGATCATCGGCCAAGCCAGCTTTCCGGTGGCGAGCAGCAGCGCGTCGCTGTCGCCAGAGCCTTGGCCAACAGGCCAGCTCTTATTCTGGCCGATGAGCCTACAGGCAATCTGGACGAGCGGACCGCCGACATCGTTCTTGCAGAGTTTCTGCGGCTTGTGCGGGAGGAAGGATCGGCGGCCTTGGTCGCCACCCATAACGAACGGCTTGCGGAAAAAATGGACCGCGTGGTGCGGCTGCATGAGGGCTTCCTGGAAGAGGCGTCAGACCCGCGCTGA
- a CDS encoding lipoprotein-releasing ABC transporter permease subunit, with translation MILSRYERMIAKRYLLPGKGEGFIFLVAGISLAAVMLGVAALIIVMSVMNGFRAELFDKIVGLNGHAVVQGYGGRLPDWRSILKEAQATPGVTSATPLIEQPLLGSFQGRVEAVLVRGMTVKDIRNNSTLKAKVLAGSLDDLTANGGKVGIGSRLAENLGLRLGDSITIINPAGRSTPFGTVPRQVSYQVAAIFEVGVYDYDKAFVVMPMEDAQTLLLLGDVVGMIEVETVDADQVGAILQPLAGKVAGRAVVTDWRQMNASLFEALAVERVAMFVVLSIIVLVAVFNILSSLIMLVRAKTRDIAILRTMGASRAGLVKIFMTVGVTIGSLGMAAGMVLGFTFLFFRQSVVNAIQFLTGQNLWDPSIRFLTELPAKPDPIEISIICLMALIFSFLATLYPAFKAANTDPVQVLRYE, from the coding sequence ATGATCTTATCTCGATACGAACGTATGATCGCCAAGCGCTATCTGCTGCCTGGCAAAGGCGAAGGATTCATCTTCCTGGTAGCAGGGATCAGCTTGGCAGCCGTGATGCTGGGGGTTGCGGCTCTCATCATCGTGATGAGCGTCATGAATGGATTTCGGGCGGAATTGTTCGACAAGATTGTTGGCCTGAACGGCCATGCCGTCGTCCAGGGCTATGGCGGGAGGCTGCCGGACTGGCGGTCCATCCTAAAGGAAGCGCAGGCGACGCCGGGTGTGACAAGCGCAACACCGTTGATCGAACAGCCGCTTCTCGGCAGCTTCCAGGGCCGTGTGGAGGCTGTGCTGGTCCGCGGCATGACGGTGAAGGACATCCGCAACAATTCAACGCTGAAAGCCAAGGTGCTTGCCGGAAGCTTGGATGACCTGACAGCTAATGGCGGCAAGGTTGGCATTGGATCGCGATTGGCTGAAAATCTCGGGCTCCGGCTTGGCGATAGTATCACGATCATCAACCCGGCTGGCAGATCGACGCCGTTCGGCACGGTCCCCCGGCAGGTTTCTTACCAAGTGGCGGCGATCTTCGAAGTCGGCGTTTATGATTATGACAAGGCCTTCGTCGTTATGCCAATGGAGGACGCGCAGACCTTGTTGTTGCTGGGCGATGTTGTTGGCATGATCGAGGTGGAAACGGTCGATGCAGATCAGGTGGGCGCAATATTGCAGCCTTTGGCAGGCAAAGTAGCTGGTCGCGCCGTCGTGACGGACTGGCGCCAGATGAACGCTTCCTTGTTCGAGGCGTTAGCCGTCGAGCGTGTCGCCATGTTCGTGGTGCTTTCGATCATCGTCCTTGTCGCGGTTTTCAACATCCTGTCCTCACTTATCATGCTGGTGCGGGCGAAGACACGGGACATTGCGATCCTGCGAACAATGGGCGCTAGCCGCGCCGGACTGGTCAAAATCTTCATGACCGTTGGTGTAACTATTGGTTCGCTTGGGATGGCGGCGGGAATGGTGCTGGGCTTCACATTCCTCTTCTTCCGCCAGAGCGTCGTGAACGCGATCCAGTTCCTTACTGGGCAGAATCTGTGGGATCCCTCGATCCGTTTCTTGACCGAATTGCCCGCCAAGCCTGACCCGATCGAAATCTCGATCATATGCCTTATGGCTTTGATCTTCAGTTTCCTGGCAACGCTTTATCCTGCCTTCAAGGCTGCCAATACTGATCCCGTCCAGGTGCTGCGTTATGAATGA